Proteins encoded in a region of the Anopheles aquasalis chromosome 2, idAnoAquaMG_Q_19, whole genome shotgun sequence genome:
- the LOC126573386 gene encoding aminopeptidase N-like, with protein sequence MVIRCRVNRNRHYRWYAIVGLLLSLALGIASSVSPLPELAAWDTLSAIHGGSTETSFVPAAEIDQSYFLPNNSIPTHYSIALETDIHQNVRTFRATTWVYLTILEPSDRVTMHLQELTIEEARLYRLPSSGGQPIEIDQPARILNIALEHVTFRTASPLPTGNYALRIVYTGIMLNYQSGYLASQYRNEQDQWRYVGSTHFQATHARRLLPCYDEPALKATFDLQIRHHREYTAIANMPRVSRDIDPANREYMITVFEKTPRMSTYLLAFAVTDFATRENGKHQVVARSNAINDADYALQVGATLLERLEDYLGVPYYDYMPKLTSIAIPDRGTGAMENWGLVTYGEPVMLYNPAVNTYRNRKDVTTIIAHEYAHQWFGDLVSPLWWQYIWLNEGFATLFQYYATRLAVPGDEYWELFNGEVIQRAFQDDASETIHSMNENAATPQAILGLFDSIAYKKAGSVLNMFRNVLGESSWREGLKQYLTDYELTVASEDTLSFYLQQAAQAIDILPQGVKVQELLASWTNAPGFPLLTVTRLYRDGSMILSQNRFMNGKVLPIEHVWHIPYNYAYESSASFYDLSHYDWLATPAAKIATPVPDTEWVVFNKQQTGYYRVNYDRRNWDLLIEALHANHIAIHRLNRAQLIDDAFHLARADLLDMSVVLRLLRYLRKERDYAPWQAADQVLTLLYEQLHGTEHEHAFLVFMDELIEEVYGTLSVDTVNPGESTLYKYLKQLITGWACRIGYKVCLERSREALRNEYSIPTAGQTAVPVHPDVRAVVYCHGLQEDTEPEFQAIYLRLMNSRNQAERTDLLRALGCSQNANSIRTLLATIMLSAGPGTNFIYLSEERAQLLNAVTAGTTGVGIATFVDVLNDAVTLQTTISIAGAGAVESAVRNVAAQCNTPKELEQLETLLKAVTGYVSSATVESARAMAAAKLDWFHSAEGLIVAEFLASYNNI encoded by the exons ATGGTCATCAGGTGTAGAGTGAACCGCAACCGGCATTATCGTTGGTATGCCATCGTAGGGCTGCTGCTCAGCTTAGCGCTGGGTATTGCTTCGAGTGTTAGCCCTCTGCCTGAACTAGCGGCCTGGGATACGCTATCAGCCATCCACGGGGGATCAACGGAGACCAGCTTTGTCCCGGCGGCCGAGATCGATCAATCGTACTTCCTTCCGAACAACTCGATCCCCACACACTACTCGATCGCACTGGAAACGGATATTCATCAAAATGTGCGAACGTTCCGTGCGACCACCTGGGTGTACCTGACGATCCTCGAACCATCCGATCGCGTAACGATGCATCTGCAGGAGCTCACGATAGAGGAGGCGCGACTGTACCGGCTGCCGAGCTCCGGTGGACaaccgatcgagatcgatcaaCCGGCGCGCATCCTCAATATCGCACTCGAGCACGTCACCTTCCGCACTGCCTCACCACTTCCCACCGGGAACTATGCGCTTCGCATCGTGTATACGGGCATCATGCTCAACTACCAAAGCGGTTACCTTGCTTCGCAATACCGGAACGAGCAGGATCAATGGCGCTACGTCGGATCGACCCACTTTCAggcgacgcacgcacgccgccTGTTACCGTGCTACGATGAACCGGCCCTAAAAGCGACGTTCGATTTACAGATTCGACATCACCGGGAGTACACGGCAATTGCCAATATGCCCCGTGTGTCCAGAGATATCGATCCGGCCAACCGCGAGTACATGATCACGGTCTTCGAGAAGACACCGCGTATGTCCACCTATCTGCTGGCGTTTGCCGTTACCGACTTCGCCACCCGAGAGAACGGAAAACACCAGGTGGTGGCGCGTTCCAATGCCATTAACGATGCGGACTATGCGCTCCAGGTTGGAGCAACGTTACTGGAGCGCCTCGAGGACTATCTCGGTGTGCCGTATTACGATTACATGCCAAAGTTGACGTCCATCGCCATTCCTGACCGGGGCACAGGTGCCATGGAGAACTGGGGCCTAGTTACGTACGG GGAACCGGTAATGCTCTACAATCCGGCCGTAAATACCTACCGCAATCGGAAAGACGTCACCACGATCATTGCGCACGAGTACGCCCATCAGTGGTTCGGAGATCTGGTCAGCCCACTCTGGTGGCAGTACATCTGGCTGAACGAGGGGTTTGCCACCCTGTTCCAGTACTACGCCACACGGTTGGCTGTACCGGGCGACGAGTACTGGGAGCTGTTCAACGGGGAAGTCATCCAGCGGGCATTCCAGGATGATGCCAGCGAAACCATTCACTCCATGAACGAGAATGCGGCCACACCGCAAGCGATACTCGGCCTTTTTGACTCGATTGCCTACAAAAAAG CGGGCAGTGTGCTGAACATGTTCCGTAATGTCCTTGGAGAGTCCAGCTGGCGGGAAGGATTGAAACAATACCTAACAGACTACGAACTGACCGTGGCAAGCGAGGATACGCTCAGCTTTTATCTGCAGCAAGCGGCACAGGCCATCGACATACTGCCCCAAGGCGTGAAGGTGCAAGAACTGCTAGCATCGTGGACCAACGCTCCCGGCTTTCCGTTGCTTACCGTCACTCGACTTTACCGGGATGGCTCGATGATTCTGTCCCAGAATCGTTTCATGAACGGGAAAGTGCTACCGATTGAGCACGTCTGGCACATTCCGTACAACTATGCGTACGAATCGTCAGCCTCATTTTACGATCTGTCCCATTACGACTGGTTGGCGACACCGGCGGCCAAAATCGCAACCCCTGTCCCCGACACCGAGTGGGTTGTGTTCAACAAGCAGCAGACGGGCTACTATCGCGTAAACTACGATCGTCGCAATTGGGATCTGTTGATCGAGGCGCTGCACGCGAACCACATTGCCATCCATCGTCTGAACCGTGCCCAGCTCATCGACGATGCGTTCCATCTGGCCCGGGCTGACCTGCTCGACATGAGTGTCGTCCTGCGGCTGTTGCGCTATCTTCGCAAAGAGCGTGACTACGCACCGTGGCAGGCTGCCGATCAAGTGTTGACGCTGCTGTACGAACAGCTACACGGTACGGAGCACGAGCATGCGTTCCTCGTCTTCATGGACGAGCTCATCGAGGAGGTGTACGGTACGCTGTCCGTCGACACGGTTAATCCCGGTGAATCGACGCTCTACAAATATCTGAAACAGCTCATCACGGGATGGGCATGCCGGATCGGTTACAAGGTTTGTCTGGAGCGTTCCCGGGAAGCACTGCGAAACGAGTACAGCATCCCGACCGCGGGCCAAACTGCCGTTCCCGTGCATCCCGATGTGCGTGCCGTTGTTTACTGCCATGGGCTGCAGGAGGACACCGAACCGGAATTCCAGGCCATCTATCTCCGGCTGATGAATTCACGCAATCAGGCCGAGCGTACAGATCTTTTGAGAGCACTCGGTTGCTCCCAGAATGCAAACAGCATCCGCACGCTGTTGGCAACGATAATGTTAAGTGCAGGTCCTGGCACCAACTTTATCTATCTCAGTGAAGAGCGAGCTCAACTGTTGAACGCGGTTACAGCTGGCACCACCGGTGTCGGGATTGCCACTTTTGTGGATGTGCTCAACGATGCGGTTACGCTGCAAACGACAATCAG CATCGCCGGAGCTGGAGCGGTGGAATCGGCGGTCAGGAATGTCGCGGCCCAATGCAACACTCCGAAGGAGCTGGAACAACTCGAGACATTGCTAAAGGCGGTCACAGGATACGTTAGCTCGGCAACGGTGGAATCCGCTCGGGCGATGGCTGCCGCCAAGCTGGACTGGTTCCATTCGGCCGAAGGACTAATTGTGGCCGAGTTTCTCGCGAGCTACAACAACATCTGA